cccctcccccctccggTGGGCTGAGACCAAGCAGGGGAGTGGCTGCCACGCCTGGTTTGGGGGTGGCTCGAGGCCCAGCCCCACCGGCTCCTGCCCCTGGGTCAGTTCTGGCCTGGGGCTTGGGCAGGGTCCGGCTGCAGGGTTGAGGACGGCTGGTTGGCAGAGTGCAGGGCCCCCCCGGCGTGCCTGCAGCTCTGTCCGAGTTCGGGGGAGTGGTGCTGAGGGGCTCCTCTTTGGTCCCGGGGGGCCTGGCCCAGAGTCTGGGTGCCCCGGAGACCCCCAGAGCGGAGGCCTCCAGGGCAGCTCCCGCCGAGCACCCCCCGCGGGGACTGGGGGTGAGCCCGGGGGCCTGTGGCCCTGCAGGGCTGCCCCCGGCCAGCCCGGGGTCTTCAAGACATGCGAAGGCCGTGGCCAGGGTCGAGGAGGCACCGGAGCCGCAGGCCCCGTGGTGGGCGTTGCCCGCCTGCCTGGCAGCCCCCAGGGCTCAGGAGGAGGGAGCTGGCCGCAAGCCGGGGGTCTGCGTGTATGATGTCCCAGGGTAGGGCTGCGTCTGATCTGGGGGGCACTGAGCAGACCTACGATCCAGCCCTCCAGGCTGTGACCCCAGTGCCCAGCTGGCCCGGACACCGCTGTCTTCCGGCACACGGGGCAGCCGTTCTCACCTCtctgccacctccctccctgtCGGGCGTGGCTGGGCCACTGGCGAGAGGGTCTGGGGCACGAGGTGGCTCCTATTCACCTCAGTCCTAAGTCGGTGGCGGTGAGGGGGGCGGGGGCCTTCGTGGGCGCCTCCTGGTCCTGCCTCACTGGCAGCTGTGAAGGGACAAATCAGCCTTCTGTgtgtccttccttccctgctgctCTTCCAGACTGGCTGGAGACAGTGACCTCGGTGTGACGGGGCGAGGACGCCTCTGCTCTTCTGGGGGGGCCGGCCCTGCGCATGTGAGAGAAGCAGGGGTGCCCCCATACTCTCCTGATGGGGCTCCCCGTGGAGGGGCCGGACTCAGACTTCAGGGAGGGAACCCCAGGCAGGGAAGACGCCCCCTGCTCAACCCGGGGCCCAGGGGACTTGGTGCCTGGGCGGCACCTGCGTTTATGGGAATGGTCCCTGCCTCGGCCTGGGTGGTGCCCAGGTGCGCAGCTCTCCAGGGAAATATATGCGTTTAGCCGTTTCTGCCTCTGGAGTTCTCACCAAAATGCATGAATTTGGAAGCTTGTCCTCTTTTCCTGGAAGAATTTACTTGATGCGTGTTTGCGTCTGGTCCCTGCTGAGGGCCGTGCCCATGGCCACGGTCACTCCCTGATCGTCTGGGCGGTCCTTCCCTTTGGGAGGAGAAAAAACAGCATAGAGAATCGCCCTGGTCCTCAGCTGGGTGCAAACCCGGTTCCTGCTGGGGTCAAGCACCGCGGTCCGAACTCAGCCCTGCCCTGCGTGCCCTCCAGCTGGGCAGTGCATCCACAGCAGGGCAAGGATGGATTTGGCACCTGTTTTATGTGATGCTGCCTTTTTACCAAGGGCGTCGCTGAGGGGAGTCTCCTGGTGTCCAAGGGCGGTCCCTGGGCCTCGTCAGGGCGGCTCAGGTGTGCTGTGGGGCTGGCATCTCGGGGGCTGCGTGGACGCACCCAGCCGGCCCCTGCCCGAAGTCCTGGTCCCCGCTCAGCCCCTCACTGTTGTCAGAACCGGCCGGTCAGTGCACTTGCTGATGTCCAGGGCCGAGTGCGGAGTGGGGTGTTCCCAGGCCCAGCCTCGCCGTCTTCACGGCGACTCTGTGAGCGTGCAGAGTCACGGCAGAGCCGGGCCTCACCCTCTCCTGAGCGGGCTGCCGCGGCTCCAAGGGACAGGCACCCCCAGGCTCTCTGTCCTGGCAGCTCAGGCCGGCCAGCGCCCACGCCAGGGGGGTGACCGGTGCCCCATCGCCGCAGCCTCTCTTCTCTGGAGGCTGGACTCCCCGCTTGTGCCTCCGAGTGATCACCGGGGGGGCAGATGCCGTCCACGCCCCATCCCCACGGCCCTGGGTGACCTCGGGGTCTCCACTCTGTAATTGCTTCTGTTGTCTTGATTTGCAGATAGTATTGAAGCCGGCCTTGAGGCTGCGTCCTCGCACGCAGAGGCAGCCAGTGAGCTCCTGGCTGGAGCCAGCCGGCACCAAGTAAGTCAGTGTGAGGGGACAGCCCGCCGCCCCTCCGACCCCTGCCCGCGCCTGGGAGGGGCAGGCCCGCAGGGTCTTCTCTGCGCCCAGGCGGGctgctgtgggggaggggagaggaaggggttgCGGGCCGCGTGCCCAGGGTGGGAGGTCCCGCCTCCCCCTAGTctgcaccaccccctcccccaaccccgccGCCGAGAGCGCGGTCGGGGCTTCTGCCCACCGCTCGGCAGTGAAGTgagagggcaggggtgaggggcgGCCAGGAGCAGCGCCCGCCAGCTGGGTCTCGCTGCCGTGGGTGCCGACGTGGCTGTGTCTCCCTGTGTCCAGGGTGCGCAGCACCTCAGCTGCCCCTGCAGGAAGCTCTGCGGCTTCTCCCTTACTCTCAGAAGGGCAGGATGGGTCCGTCAGTGTCTGCTGCCTTCCTGGAGGGCGCGGGCGGTGGAGAGGGCCGCCTGGCCTTCCGGCCGCTGGGCCGGCTGTGTCCGTGTCTGCCCCTGGCCTGGCCCCCGGCTGGAGCTGGTGGGGCCCTCTCTGCTTGGGACGAGTTGGCCGGCTCACAGAGAGTGAGGACAAATATCTGACCCTTATTTGCTTGAGATGGGCTTAGGGCAGCCTTGGGGACCAATGCCGGGCTGCCGTGCTGACCTGCAGCCACTGCGTGAGCCCCTGACTGGGCCAGGCAGGCTCGGACCTGGGTCCAGCAGGGAGGGGGGGCCAGCACCCGCCCTCCGCTTGCTCCGCATCACTCACTGGCCCCCCGCTCCGTGCCGCGCCCCGACTCGCAGAGGTGGAGCCCACAGAGCGCATCTCTCCTGGAGCGTGCGTCctgggggagggcggggtggACAGTCCAGTCCAGTGACGCGAGGGCCCTGGGCCAGCCGAGGCAGGGGGGGCTTCCTGGGGGAGCGCCGAGCGGGAGTTGTCCTGGCAGAGGGGACAGAGGCCAAGGGAGGGGCTGCCCAGGCGAGCTCGGGGCGCCACAGGCCGGGGTGCTGACGCTGCGTGGGGGCCCTGCCGgcgggagcagggagggggccgGGGAGAGATGATGGACGACGTCCTGTTCCCTGGGGGCTTTGGGAAGTCAGGGCTGTGCTGGGCAAGGGACTCCGGTTGCCTTAGCGGGGAGGAGAGGGCACAGGGTGATGGTCTGGACCAGACAGGGGTGTGGGCGGGGCAAAGAGCGGGAAAGAGCGGCCCCCTCCTAGCAGCTGCGCTCCCTTCCCAGGCTTCCCCTCCCTCAGGGAGCCCAGTGGGCAGAGCACACGCGGGCCTGGAGGCCGCTGGACTCCACGAGAGTGCGTCGTGGGGTGGAGGCTGGCCCCACTGCTGGCCTCCCCTTTTCTCTGTCAGTGGCCACTAGACTCCTAAGTCAGGGCGACAAGTGTAGGCCACACGTGACAGCTGGTGAACAccacaccaagggggggaaacgGCATGTGTCTGCAGGACGGGGCGGAGGCAGGGCTGGAGAGCGTGTCTGCTGGTGCCAGCTCGGGACTCTCTGCCCCAGCCACGGGCCCCGACCTTCCAGCACGCCGAGGGCGGCCAGACCTGCACCCGGACCTCTCCACCTGGCTGGGTCCTTCCAGGGCCTCCCAGAATAGAAGGTACAGGCTGCAACTGACGAGCAAGGCGGACTTGTCGGGCGCCCAGGGCCCGGCCTCTCCAACGGGAGCTCTCCGAGTGGGCCAGTGCCTGCCGAGGGCCCTCACCCCCAGGAAGCCTCCTCTCGAGAGGGAAGCAGCACGCCGGCAGGGTGACTCCCCGCGTGAGCCTCCGGGCTCAGAAGGGTCAGCAAGTGCCTGGACCGCAGATGCCTGGACCCCAGAAGGAGGATGTgacagtgaggaggaggaggaggaaaaggaagaacaggAGGAGGCCGGGCAGCCACCTGCGCCCACGGACACATCAGGCTCAGAACCCCTACCTGGTGCCCGGGAGCTCGTGGGCCCAGTCCTCGGGGGTGATGCCGTCATCGCCCCTTTTCCATCGCAAAGCAGGACCACCTGTGCCATAGGTGAGGTGAGAGGGGCTCAGATCCAGGAGGTACAGCCCGAAGTTGCCACCCCGTAGTAATTCCTCCTGCCCTTGCCCACTGCCACGCAGCATGTCGGCAGGAGTCAGCAAGGCAGGGCACCACAACCTGGGGCTCAGGCCCAGGGGTTTTCCCTGGGACCTTGGTTGACTCACCCTCCACACCCAGCCAATTGGAAGGTTAGCCTTCAGCTGGGCCTTTCATTTGCAGACTAGGGATTTGAGACCCAAAGGAGAGAAGggttttcccaaggtcacacagctgtcaaGAGGAAGAGCTGATTTGGGAGCCCAGTTTGTAGGATTCCAAGTCTTGGCTTTTCCTGCTACCCTGGGGTAGCTCTGCTTTTATATATAGCTGCTCATCTTTATGGGATGTCTGcttggtggatggatggatggacagacagatggatgggtagatggatggactGAAGGATTGGAAGGGTGTATACAcaagtgggtggatggatagaggtgtgggtggatggatagttgatggatggatgatggatggatggtttgAGGATGGATGGCTGAGAGATGagcggatggatggatggatggacgtaAGGAAGaaggatgaaaggaaggaaggtgggcAAATGGAGGGACGGATGGATGCTTGATGAACAAACAGATGGGCAGATAGATGAGgggatggatgagtgggtgggtaTGTGTAGgtagacagatggacagacaggAGGGTGGGTAGATAATGGCCAGCTTGGGTGGGTGGgcggatggacagacagatggcaGCATGTGGTGGTGGCACCTTGGCTTTGGAGCTGCCAGGTTGAAGTTCTACCTCGGCGTTACTGGAGGACGTCTTTTGCCCCCTGAGTCTTGGTGTCCTAGTGAGGGTGCTGCTGCCCGCTGCAGAGGGGCCCCGCGAGACCGAAGTAGCCGCGTGGGCAGCGGGCCTCGTGCAGGTGGCGCTCCCCGGCATCGCCCCGGTCCTGGCCGGCGAAGGCTCACGTTTCCTGTCTCCCTCTGCCAGCGGACGAGGACGAGGCCCCTGGCTGCCTGTGGCTACCCCTGCGGACGCTGGATGGGCCGAGCCTGCCTGAAGCCGACCCCCTGGACCCCCGAGGAGCCTTCCCTGCGTCCACCTCCTCACCCTCCCCGCCCGCCTCCCCGGCCTCGGCACCCCCCGCGGCCACATTCCCCGGGGCCTCCCGGCCCTCGCCGCCCTCCTCGGCGGCACCCCAGCCCTCCGGGAAGCCCACAGGGGCTGAGGCCTCGGACCTGGAACGGCGGCTGCTGGACTCAGAGCGGCAGCAGGGCGCCCTGCTCGGCGCCTGGTCCCAGCAGCAGAGCGCGCTGATGGCCCAGCAGAACCTGCTGCTGCAGCGGCTGGCCGACGGCGTCGAGGCCCTCAACCGGACCCTGGAGAGGCTGGTGGAGGCCCTCCCGACCCGGGGCGCCTCGCCCGCAGTGCCGGATGGCTCCCCTGGGGGCGGAACGGCCTGCAGGCCAGCTGGAGGctcccagggcagcccccagGGCAGGCACACAGGCCAGGAGGTCTTCTCAGGGATGATCctgaaggtggaggaggagatcTAGGGTCTGGACCCCGTGGGCCGCGTGCAGAGCGGGGACTCCGGTCCTGCCCCTCTGAGGGGCAGAGGCGGGGCCTCGATGGAGCCAGAGAGGACGCTGGACTTCCGCCTGTGGTTGCCCCTTCCATCCTGCCATTGTCCGTGGGCCTCAGTGACGCGAAAGGAGGGCCGGCTGAGGTCTACTCAGGGATGACGCCGGTGGGCGGACCGAGCCCGCTCCGCTCCCATCCCGCGCTCCGACCGTCGGGGCGAGTGCTGTGGAGTGCAGAACGGGGCGCCTCTCGGCGGGCAGTGGGTGAGTGGAGCTGCGGGAAGAAGCACGCGGGGCGCGGCGCCCCCAAACCACTGCCTCGGGTGTGGGCCCTGGAGTGTGGCTCCGCTGGGCACCCAGGAAACCCCCGGCGTGTGCCCTGGAGTGACTCCCGGAAGCCCCCGTGCTCCGTGGGCGCACGGACTGAGGGGGGCTGGGACCCTGCATCCTCTTGATGCTGCCCCGAGGGAACCACGCCCCGTGGGCCTGCGGTTATTTCTCTCAATTTTATGTCTGTGGTGTggggtatatatatgtatgtgcacatATGTTCGTTGGTACTGGATGGGGTGGGATGCCGTTTTATACCTGTCgacttttcttagaaaaatattttccttatataagcataaaataacaacaaaaaaagccagTGATGATAATGAGGGTGACGCTGACAGGAAGTGAGATGGAGCCTGTCTGTCTGCGCGTGCGCTCTGCCTCTGCCCTTGCCTGGCAGGCAGCCCTGATCCCCCCGGGTGTCAGATCCGCCTCACCTGTGACTCCTGGCCCTGTGGGGTCCCTCGGGGCTGGCCCCAGCTCCCGGCCCCGCCAGGCAGGTCACACGGGCCTCAGCGCACAGTTCGGGTGGCTGTTGGGGTCCTCGTGGCCCTGGAGCTGTGCCACCTCCAGCTTCCCCTTTGCCTCCTTCTCCAGACTCGTGATGAAAGCCTTTTCCGGAAGCGAGAGGCTGAGGTCCTGGCATGAACTGGACAGCGTGCTGGTCCCGGGGCTCCCAGGCAGCCTGGCACTGAGGGGCGCAGAGACCAGGGTGAAACAAACACAGTGGGAGGGACTTTTCCTGGTTTCGCTGTTTACCGTGGGAGCCGGCAGCATGTCAGCAACTCTTGTCCACAAAAGAAAGCCCGAGCTCCTTAGCTGCCCATCCAGCCCTCTGCAGTGTGGCCGGCGCCCTTCCAGCCTCCTCTTCCCCTGCGGTCCGGAGGACACCGTGTGTTCTCCATGGTGGCCTTTCCTTCAGCCCTACAAAGCCAGAGTGCATTTCAGTGCCATGTCTGGCGTCTTCCTAGAGCTTCATTCCAGGTGAAAGGCATGGACCCTGCTTGTCCATTAAGatgcccactgcagtggacaCACACCTCTCTAGGCAATGAACACTGCTCTCCAAGGTTACCCACTAACCCTGGTCAGCACCTACTCAGATCCCAACCTAGCCCTGACCCGGGTCCCACGcggagccctgaccctggtcccacgctgagccctgaccctggtcccatgctgagccctgaccctggtcccaCGCTGAGCCCTGATCCTGGTCCCACGCTGAGCCCTGATCCTGGTCCCAcgctgagccctgaccctggtcccGTGCTGAACTCTGACCCTGGTCCCCTGCTGAACTCTGACCCTGGTCCCGTACTGAACTCTGACTCTGGCCAGTCCCGTAACCCCTACTGGACTCCTGCTCTGGGCCCTGCACTGAgtgctgaggacacagcagcCCAGGCTGAGCAGAGGTCTGGCCGCCTCCACAGGCCCGGTATGCTCTTTGCCCGCTGAGGGCCAGGCAGGGCATGACGGGGATGGGGTGCCTGCCTGTCGGGCCATCGGTCTGGGGGTGCACGAGTGAGCCTGGGTGGCAGGCAGGGGGACAGGGGCCCTGCCTGGCCTCGAGGGCAGGGGTGTTCATGCGGGAAGGGGAGCCGAGGATCTGGGGTGGGAGTGGCCTGAAGATCCGTTAAGAAGGAGGCTGGGTCTTGGTTT
This window of the Balaenoptera musculus isolate JJ_BM4_2016_0621 chromosome 17, mBalMus1.pri.v3, whole genome shotgun sequence genome carries:
- the LOC118883833 gene encoding skin secretory protein xP2-like, which translates into the protein MCLQDGAEAGLESVSAGASSGLSAPATGPDLPARRGRPDLHPDLSTWLGPSRASQNRRYRLQLTSKADLSGAQGPASPTGALRVGQCLPRALTPRKPPLEREAARRQGDSPREPPGSEGSASAWTADAWTPEGGCDSEEEEEEKEEQEEAGQPPAPTDTSGSEPLPGARELVGPVLGGDAVIAPFPSQSRTTCAIADEDEAPGCLWLPLRTLDGPSLPEADPLDPRGAFPASTSSPSPPASPASAPPAATFPGASRPSPPSSAAPQPSGKPTGAEASDLERRLLDSERQQGALLGAWSQQQSALMAQQNLLLQRLADGVEALNRTLERLVEALPTRGASPAVPDGSPGGGTACRPAGGSQGSPQGRHTGQEVFSGMILKVEEEI